The Bdellovibrio sp. ArHS genome has a window encoding:
- a CDS encoding YihY/virulence factor BrkB family protein codes for MKMKMMPFLQRLHSDRFLDKLSNDRILDLAAALSYYTALSLAPLLILLITFVSFLGMDFKTEMIAEIKSLVGSQASQAITAIAMNADKTPTVRDWAGVVGVITLLFSAGAIFGQLRESLNVIFEVESPTEESKEEGLLKTSWSFIKKKIFSMGMVLAFVFISMVSLVISSIISLVLSGAAAIIGQIANFLISLLIFSLLFAAIYYFLPQKKMRSVEIMTGGLITAILFSIGKTLIGLYLGQSAVGSLYGAAGSLIVLLMWVYYSSIIIFLGAEIANEIHKVDEEQSSTLTKTRG; via the coding sequence ATGAAAATGAAGATGATGCCTTTTCTGCAACGCTTGCATAGCGACCGGTTTTTAGACAAGCTAAGCAATGATAGAATTCTGGATCTTGCGGCAGCGCTTTCCTATTATACGGCCCTATCTTTGGCTCCTCTGCTTATTCTTCTAATTACCTTCGTTTCGTTTCTTGGCATGGATTTTAAGACCGAGATGATTGCTGAAATTAAATCGCTGGTGGGTTCCCAAGCGAGTCAAGCGATCACAGCCATCGCCATGAATGCCGACAAAACACCGACGGTCAGAGACTGGGCCGGCGTCGTCGGCGTCATTACGTTGCTGTTTTCAGCCGGTGCCATTTTCGGACAGCTTCGCGAATCGTTGAATGTCATTTTCGAAGTCGAAAGTCCGACTGAAGAAAGCAAGGAAGAGGGCTTATTAAAAACCTCGTGGTCTTTTATAAAGAAAAAGATCTTCAGTATGGGGATGGTTCTTGCTTTTGTTTTTATTTCGATGGTTTCACTGGTTATTTCTTCCATCATTTCACTTGTGCTAAGTGGTGCCGCCGCCATCATCGGCCAAATTGCCAACTTCCTGATTTCGCTTTTGATATTTTCACTTCTATTCGCGGCCATTTATTACTTTTTGCCACAAAAGAAAATGCGGTCGGTCGAAATCATGACCGGAGGACTTATCACGGCCATTCTTTTTTCGATTGGAAAGACTTTGATCGGTCTTTACCTGGGACAAAGCGCCGTGGGCTCGTTGTACGGCGCCGCGGGGTCTTTGATCGTGCTTTTGATGTGGGTGTATTATTCCTCTATTATTATTTTTTTGGGCGCGGAAATCGCCAACGAGATTCACAAAGTCGACGAAGAACAGTCTTCCACTTTGACAAAAACACGCGGCTAA
- the pip gene encoding prolyl aminopeptidase has product MREFYPTIEPYNSGMLKVSDIHSLYWEECGNPNGKPVVFLHGGPGGGVAPDHRRFFDPKTYRIILFDQRGSGKSTPCAELRENNTWELVKDIETIRSMLNIDKWVVFGGSWGSTLALTYAISHPDKVKALVLRGIFLCRPSEIKWFYQEGASEIFPDVWDEYLKPIPMAERHDLVTAYYKRLTHEDAETRLQAAKAWSKWEAATSRLIVDQHSIDEFDDPEYALSFARIECHYFTNNAFFSTNNWILENIETIRKIPAVIVQGRYDVVCPARSAWDLHKAWPEAKFTIIPDSGHAAAEPGTRSALIEATDSFRHL; this is encoded by the coding sequence ATGCGCGAATTCTATCCGACGATCGAGCCCTATAATTCTGGGATGCTTAAAGTTTCTGATATCCACAGTCTTTACTGGGAAGAATGCGGCAATCCCAATGGGAAGCCCGTAGTTTTTCTACATGGCGGCCCCGGCGGCGGCGTCGCTCCTGACCATAGACGCTTTTTCGATCCCAAAACTTATCGCATCATTTTGTTTGACCAGCGCGGGTCCGGCAAATCCACTCCTTGTGCGGAATTACGTGAAAACAACACCTGGGAGCTTGTAAAAGACATTGAAACCATTCGTTCGATGCTCAACATCGATAAGTGGGTGGTCTTCGGAGGAAGCTGGGGCTCGACACTTGCGTTGACATACGCGATTTCTCATCCAGACAAAGTAAAAGCCCTGGTCTTGCGCGGAATTTTCTTATGCCGTCCTTCAGAAATTAAATGGTTCTATCAAGAAGGGGCTTCTGAAATTTTCCCCGACGTGTGGGACGAGTATTTGAAACCGATCCCCATGGCTGAACGTCACGACCTAGTGACGGCATATTATAAACGCCTGACTCACGAAGATGCAGAAACCCGACTGCAAGCGGCCAAAGCTTGGAGCAAATGGGAAGCAGCGACGTCTCGTCTAATCGTCGATCAACACTCGATCGATGAATTCGATGATCCGGAATATGCCTTGAGCTTTGCCCGCATCGAATGCCATTATTTTACGAATAACGCCTTCTTCTCGACCAACAATTGGATTCTTGAGAACATCGAAACTATTCGTAAGATTCCAGCCGTGATTGTGCAAGGGCGGTACGATGTCGTCTGCCCGGCCCGCTCTGCCTGGGACCTTCATAAGGCATGGCCAGAGGCAAAATTTACAATCATCCCTGACTCGGGTCATGCGGCGGCAGAGCCCGGAACGCGCTCAGCTCTGATTGAGGCCACAGACAGCTTCAGACATCTGTAA